From the genome of Brassica napus cultivar Da-Ae unplaced genomic scaffold, Da-Ae ScsIHWf_1019;HRSCAF=1431, whole genome shotgun sequence, one region includes:
- the LOC125595256 gene encoding photosystem II protein D1, with protein sequence MTAILERRESESLWGRFCNWITSTENRLYIGWFGVLMIPTLLTATSVFIIAFIAAPPVDIDGIREPVSGSLLYGNNIISGAIIPTSAAIGLHFYPIWEAASVDEWLYNGGPYELIVLHFLLGVACYMGREWELSFRLGMRPWIAVAYSAPVAAATAVFLIYPIGQGSFSDGMPLGISGTFNFMIVFQAEHNILMHPFHMLGVAGVFGGSLFSAMHGSLVTSSLIRETTENESANEGYRFGQEEETYNIVAAHGYFGRLIFQYASFNNSRSLHFFLAAWPVVGIWFTALGISTMAFNLNGFNFNQSVVDSQGRVINTWADIINRANLGMEVMHERNAHNFPLDLAAVEAPSING encoded by the coding sequence ATGACTGCAATTTTAGAGAGACGCGAAAGCGAAAGCCTATGGGGTCGCTTCTGTAACTGGATAACTAGTACTGAAAACCGTCTTTACATTGGAtggtttggtgttttgatgatCCCTACCTTATTGACCGCAACTTCCGTTTTTATTATCGCATTCATTGCTGCTCCTCCAGTAGATATTGATGGTATTCGTGAACCTGTTTCTGGATCTCTTCTTTACGGAAACAATATTATTTCAGGTGCCATTATTCCTACTTCTGCAGCTATTGGTTTGCATTTTTACCCGATCTGGGAAGCTGCATCCGTTGATGAATGGCTATACAACGGTGGTCCTTATGAACTAATTGTTCTACACTTTTTACTTGGTGTAGCTTGTTATATGGGTCGTGAGTGGGAACTTAGTTTCCGTCTGGGTATGCGTCCTTGGATTGCTGTTGCATATTCAGCTCCTGTTGCAGCTGCTACTGCTGTTTTCTTGATCTACCCAATTGGTCAAGGAAGTTTTTCTGATGGTATGCCTCTAGGAATCTCTGGTACTTTCAACTTTATGATTGTATTCCAGGCTGAGCACAACATTCTTATGCACCCATTTCACATGTTAGGTGTAGCTGGTGTATTCGGCGGCTCCCTATTTAGTGCTATGCATGGTTCTTTGGTAACTTCTAGTTTGATCAGGGAAACCACAGAAAATGAATCTGCTAATGAAGGTTACAGATTcggtcaagaagaagaaacttacaACATTGTAGCTGCTCACGGTTATTTTGGCCGATTGATCTTCCAATATGCTAGTTTCAACAATTCTCGTTCTTTACATTTCTTCTTAGCGGCTTGGCCGGTAGTAGGTATTTGGTTTACTGCTTTAGGTATTAGTACTATGGCTTTCAACCTAAATGGTTTCAATTTCAACCAATCAGTAGTTGATAGTCAAGGACGTGTTATTAATACTTGGGCTGATATTATTAACCGTGCTAACCTTGGTATGGAAGTTATGCATGAACGTAATGCTCACAACTTCCCTCTAGACCTAGCTGCTGTTGAGGCTCCATCTATAAATGGATAA
- the LOC125595257 gene encoding 50S ribosomal protein L2, chloroplastic: MAIHLYKTSTPSTRNGAVDSQVKSNPRNNLIYGQHHCGKGRNARGIITVRHRGGGHKRLYRKIDFRRNTKDIYGRIVTIEYDPNRNAYICLIHYGDGEKRYILHPRGAIIGDTIVSGTEVPIKMGNALPLTDMPLGTAIHNIEITLGKGGQLARAAGAVAKLIAKEGKSATLKLPSGEVRLISKNCSATVGQVGNVGVNQKSLGRAGSKCWLGKRPVVRGVVMNPVDHPHGGGEGRAPIGRKKPVTPWGYPALGRRTRKRKKYSETLILRRRSK, translated from the exons ATGGCGATACATTTATACAAAACTTCTACCCCGAGCACACGCAATGGAGCCGTAGACAGTCAAGTGAAATCCAATCCACGAAATAATTTGATCTATGGGCAGCATCATTGTGGTAAAGGTCGTAATGCCAGAGGAATCATTACCGTAAGGCATAGAGGGGGAGGTCATAAGCGTCTATACCGTAAAATAGATTTTCGACGAAATACAAAAGACATATATGGTAGAATCGTAACCATAGAATACGACCCTAATCGAAATGCATACATTTGTCTCATACACTATGGGGATGGTGAGAAGAGATATATTTTACATCCCAGAGGGGCTATAATTGGAGATACCATTGTTTCTGGTACAGAAGTTCCTATAAAAATGGGAAATGCCCTACCTTTGA CCGATATGCCCTTAGGCACGGCCATACATAATATAGAAATCACACTTGGAAAGGGTGGACAATTAGCTAGAGCAGCGGGTGCTGTAGCGAAACTGATTGCAAAAGAGGGGAAATCGGCCACATTAAAATTACCTTCTGGAGAGGTCCGTTTGATATCCAAAAACTGCTCAGCAACAGTCGGACAAGTGGGAAATGTTGGGGTAAACCAGAAAAGTTTGGGTAGAGCCGGATCGAAATGTTGGCTAGGTAAACGTCCTGTAGTAAGAGGAGTAGTTATGAACCCTGTCGACCACCCCCATGGAGGTGGTGAAGGGAGGGCTCCAATTGGTAGAAAAAAACCCGTAACCCCCTGGGGTTATCCTGCGCTTGGAAGAAGaactagaaaaaggaaaaaatatagtgAGACTTTGATTCTTCGTCGCCGTAGTAAATAG
- the LOC125595255 gene encoding protein Ycf2-like (The sequence of the model RefSeq protein was modified relative to this genomic sequence to represent the inferred CDS: added 36 bases not found in genome assembly), translating into MKGHQFKSWIFELREIVREIKNSHYFLDSWTQINSVGSFIHIFFHQERFRKLLDPRIFSILLLRNSQGSTSNRYFTIKGVVLFVVAALLYRINNRNMVESKNLYLKGLLPIPMNSIGPRNDTSEESFGSSNINRLIVSLLYFTKGKKISESCFRDPKESTRVLPITKKCIMPESNWSSRWWRNWIGKKRDFCCKISNETVAGIDISFKEKDIKYLEFLFVYYMDDPIRKGHDWELFDRLSPNKRRNIINLNSGQLFEILVKDWICYLMFAFREKIPIEVEGFFKQQGAGSTIQSNDIEHVSHLFSRNKRAISLQNCAQFHMWQFHQDLFVSWGKNPHESDFLRKISRENWIWLDNVWLVNKDRFFSKVRNVSSNIQYDSTRSSFVQVTDSSQLNGSSDQFIDPFDSISNEDSEYHYHTLINQREIQQLKERSILWDPSFIQTEGREIESDRFPKYLSGYSSMPRLFTEREKRMNNHLLPEESEEFFWNSTRAIRSFFSDRWSELHLGSNPTERSTRDQKLLKKEQDVSFVPSRRSENKEIVNIFKIITYLQNTVSIHPISSDLGCDTVPKDELDMDSSNKISFLNKNPFFYLFHLFHERKRGGYTLRHDFESEERFQEMADLFTLSITEPDLVYHKGFAFSIDSYGLDQRQFLKEVFNSRDELKKKSLLVLPPIFYEENESFYRRIRKNWVRISCGNFFEDPKPKRVVFASNNIMEAVNQYRLIRNLIQIQFQYSPYGYIRNVLNRFFLMKRPDRNFEYGIQRDLIGNDTLNHRTIMKDTINQHLSNLKKSQKKWFDPLIFLSRTERSINRDPNAYRYKWSNGSKNFQEHLKHFVSERKSRFQVVFDRLCINQYSIDWSEVIDKKDLSKSLRFFLSKLLRFLSKLLLFLSNSLPFFFVSFENIPIHRSEIHIYELKGPNDQLRGGYIHNSFPF; encoded by the coding sequence ATGAAAGGACATCAATTCAAATCCTGGATTTTCGAATTGAGAGAAATAGTGAGAGAGATCAAGAATTCTCACTATTTCTTAGATTCATGGACCCAAATCAATTCAGTGGGATCtttcattcatatttttttccacCAAGAACGTTTTAGAAAACTCTTGGACCCTCGAATTTTTAGTATCCTACTTTTGCGCAATTCACAGGGTTCAACAAGCAATCGATATTTCACGATCAAGGGTGTAGTACTATTTGTAGTAGCGGCCCTTCTATATCGTATTAACAATCGAAATATGGTCGAAAGCAAAAATCTCTATTTGAAAGGGCTTCTTCCTATACCTATGAATTCCATTGGACCCAGAAATGATACATCGGAAGAATCTTTTGGGTCTTCCAATATCAATAGGTTGATTGTTTCGCTCCTGTAttttacaaaaggaaaaaagatcTCTGAGAGCTGTTTCCGGGATCCGAAAGAGAGTACTCGGGTTCTCCCAATAACTAAAAAGTGTATCATGCCTGAATCTAACTGGAGTTCGCGGTGGTGGAGGAACTGGATCGGAAAAAAGAGggatttttgttgtaagatATCTAATGAAACCGTCGCTGGAATTGATATCTCATTTAAAgagaaagatatcaaatatctggagtttctttttgtatattatatggaTGATCCGATCCGCAAGGGCCATGATTGGGAATTGTTTGATCGTCTTTCTCCGAATAAGAGGCGAAACATAATCAACTTGAATTCGGGACAGCTATTCGAAATCTTAGTGAAAGACTGGATTTGTTATCTCATGTTTGCTTTTCGTGAAAAAATACCAATTGAAGTGGAGGGTTTCTTCAAACAACAAGGAGCTGGGTCAACTATTCAATCAAATGATATTGAGCATGTTTCCCATCTCTTCTCGAGAAACAAGCGGGCTATTTCTTTGCAAAATTGTGCTCAATTTCATATGTGGCAATTCCACCAAGATCTCTTCGTTAGTTGGGGGAAGAATCCGCACGAATCGGATTTTTTGAGGAAAATATCGAGAGAGAATTGGATTTGGTTAGACAATGTGTGGTTGGTAAACAAGGATAGATTTTTTAGCAAGGTACGAAATGTATCGTCAAATATTCAATATGATTCTACAAGATCTAGTTTCGTTCAAGTAACGGATTCTAGCCAATTGAACGGATCTTCTGATCAATTCATAGATCCTTTCGATTCCATTAGTAATGAGGATTCGGAATATCACTATCACACATTGATCAATCAAAGAGAGATTCAACAACTAAAAGAAAGATCGATTCTTTGGGATCCTTCCTTTATTCAAACGGAAGGAAGAGAGATAGAATCAGACCGATTCCCTAAATACCTTTCTGGATATTCCTCAATGCCCCGGCTATTCACGGAACGTGAAAAGCGAATGAATAATCATCTGCTTCCGGAAGAAAGCgaagaatttttttggaattctacAAGAGCCATTCGTTCTTTTTTCTCTGACAGATGGTCAGAACTTCATCTGGGTTCGAATCCTACTGAGAGGTCCACTAGGGATCAGAAATTGTTGAAGAAAGAACAAGATGTTTCTTTTGTCCCTTCCAGGCGatcggaaaataaagaaatagttaatatattcaAGATAATTACGTATTTACAAAATACCGTCTCAATTCATCCTATTTCATCAGATCTGGGATGTGATACGGTTCCGAAGGATGAACTGGATATGGACAGTTCCAATAAGATTTCATTCTTGaacaaaaatccatttttttatttatttcatctaTTCCATGAACGGAAGAGGGGGGGATACACGTTACGCCACGATTTTGAGTCAGAAGAGAGATTTCAAGAAATGGCAGATCTATTCACTCTATCAATAACCGAGCCGGATCTGGTGTATCATAAGGGATTTGCCTTTTCTATTGATTCCTACGGATTGGATCAAAGACAATTCTTGAAGGAGGTTTTCAACTCCAGGgatgaattgaaaaagaaatctTTATTGGTTCTACCTCctattttttatgaagaaaatgaatcttTTTATCGAAGGATCAGAAAAAATTGGGTCCGGATCTCCTGCGGGAATTTTTTTGaagatccaaaaccaaaaagagtGGTATTTGCTAGCAACAACATAATGGAGGCAGTCAATCAATATAGATTGATCCGAAATCTGATTCAAATCCAATTCCAATATAGTCCCTATGGGTACATAAGAAATGTATTGAAtcgattctttttaatgaagagACCTGATCGCAACTTCGAATATGGAATTCAAAGGGATCTAATAGGAAATGATACTCTGAATCATAGAACTATAATGAAAGATACGATCAACCAACAtttatcgaatttgaaaaagagtcagaagaaatggttcgatcctcttatttttctttctcgaaCCGAGAGATCCATAAATCGGGATCCTAATGCATATAGATACAAATGGTCCAATGGGAGCAAGAATTTCCAGGAGCATTTGAAACATTTCGTTTCTGAGCGGAAGAGCCGTTTTCAAGTAGTGTTCGATCGATTATGTATTAATCAATATTCGATTGATTGGTCTGAGgttattgataaaaaagattTGTCTAAGTCACTTCGTTTCTTTTTGTCCAAGTTACTTCGTTTTTTGTCCAAGTTACTTCTCTTTTTGTCTAACTCacttccttttttctttgtgaGTTTCGAGAATATCCCCATTCATAGGTCTGAGATCCACATCTATGAATTGAAAGGTCCGAACGATCAAC